One region of Cyanobium sp. M30B3 genomic DNA includes:
- a CDS encoding TerB family tellurite resistance protein, which produces MPADSASAPSPQPLDGLSPSQRALLRIVCWVAWADGDFAAEERELLDKLVQRLLPADTGAGAAASASASALATEPPTAAELALLVAALEGSDQRQLAVKLALQMVSVNQRPGDAAAINPAEKGAYRQLLEALALPESEVEEAEWAARQELEQPRSLLELIGAALSGFGAWPALDDGQLPPGYWL; this is translated from the coding sequence ATGCCTGCCGATTCCGCCAGCGCGCCGTCGCCCCAGCCCCTGGATGGGCTGAGCCCGTCCCAGCGGGCCCTGTTGCGCATCGTCTGCTGGGTGGCCTGGGCGGACGGCGACTTCGCCGCCGAGGAGCGGGAGTTGCTCGACAAGCTTGTGCAGCGCCTGCTGCCGGCCGATACCGGAGCCGGGGCGGCGGCATCGGCATCGGCATCGGCGCTGGCCACCGAGCCCCCCACCGCCGCGGAGCTGGCGCTGCTGGTGGCGGCCCTCGAGGGCAGCGACCAGCGCCAGCTGGCGGTGAAACTGGCCCTGCAGATGGTGAGCGTGAACCAGCGGCCCGGGGATGCCGCGGCGATCAACCCGGCCGAAAAGGGGGCCTACCGCCAGCTGCTGGAGGCCCTGGCCCTGCCGGAGAGCGAGGTGGAGGAGGCGGAGTGGGCGGCGCGGCAGGAGCTCGAGCAGCCCCGCAGCCTGCTGGAGCTGATCGGCGCCGCCCTCAGTGGCTTCGGGGCCTGGCCGGCCCTCGATGACGGCCAGCTGCCACCCGGGTACTGGCTCTGA
- a CDS encoding alpha-glucosidase C-terminal domain-containing protein: MPNPAAPWWHGCVIYQLMPRSFSDANGDGIGDLAGIQARLPYLQWLGVDAIWLTPIYPSPLRDGGYDITDFMAVHPDLGDLTALRQLLDAAHDHGLRVILDLVLNHTSDLHPWFQRARWAERGSAERDFYVWRDDDRGYAEAPVLFRHFEQSNWQWDPVAGQYYLHRFLRHQPDLNYANPAVQEAMLAVVDFWLAQGVDGFRLDAVPFLCEAEHSRCEGLPETHAYLKRVRQRVDGCGRDVLLVAEAIQPVTESAPYLAADELHAAFDFVLTAHLFGAIARGRVDGLRDCLRHAQAMVPGCRWALPLRNHDELWLGDGHLVEEAVIEAIRTGFPQARGHWLNWGINRRLAPLLNGDPRPNTLLHGLLYSLPGMPCLYYGDELGMGDWPGLRDRDANRTPMAWSSEANGGFSSAPDPLLVLPPITAPGYDYRVINVEVQQQLYGSLLNWHRRMLTCRRSLPPLRHGSFGLLASQHPAVIAYTRRTETMTLVIAANLSATGASSHLDLSPWQGSRVREVLWGCDFPAATKQWFVYLPAYGFYWWIVGEQEA, from the coding sequence ATGCCGAACCCAGCAGCGCCCTGGTGGCACGGCTGTGTGATCTATCAGTTGATGCCGCGCAGCTTCAGCGATGCCAATGGCGATGGCATCGGCGACCTGGCTGGCATCCAGGCCCGCCTGCCCTACCTGCAATGGCTGGGCGTTGATGCCATCTGGCTGACGCCGATCTACCCCTCTCCCCTGCGGGATGGTGGGTACGACATCACCGACTTCATGGCGGTGCACCCCGACCTGGGCGATCTCACCGCCCTGCGGCAACTGCTCGATGCCGCCCACGACCATGGGCTGCGGGTGATCCTCGACCTGGTCCTGAACCACACCAGCGACCTGCATCCCTGGTTCCAGCGCGCCCGCTGGGCCGAGCGGGGCAGCGCCGAACGCGACTTCTACGTGTGGCGCGACGACGACAGGGGCTATGCCGAGGCGCCCGTGCTGTTTCGCCACTTCGAGCAGTCGAACTGGCAGTGGGACCCGGTGGCGGGCCAGTACTACCTGCACCGCTTCCTGCGTCACCAGCCCGACCTGAACTACGCCAACCCGGCCGTGCAGGAGGCCATGCTCGCCGTGGTGGACTTCTGGCTGGCCCAGGGGGTGGACGGCTTCCGCCTCGATGCCGTGCCGTTTCTTTGCGAAGCGGAACACAGCCGTTGCGAGGGACTGCCGGAAACCCATGCCTACCTCAAGCGGGTGCGCCAGCGGGTGGACGGCTGCGGCCGCGACGTGCTGCTGGTGGCCGAGGCCATCCAGCCGGTGACGGAGTCGGCGCCCTACCTCGCCGCCGACGAGCTGCACGCCGCCTTCGACTTCGTGCTCACGGCCCACCTGTTCGGCGCGATTGCCCGGGGCCGGGTGGACGGACTGCGCGACTGCCTGCGCCATGCCCAGGCGATGGTGCCGGGCTGCCGCTGGGCCCTGCCCCTGCGCAACCACGACGAGCTCTGGCTCGGCGATGGTCACCTGGTGGAGGAGGCGGTGATCGAGGCGATCCGCACCGGCTTCCCCCAGGCCCGCGGCCACTGGTTGAACTGGGGCATCAACCGCCGCCTGGCCCCCCTGCTCAATGGCGACCCCCGCCCCAACACCCTGCTGCACGGTCTGCTCTACAGCCTGCCGGGCATGCCCTGTCTCTACTACGGCGACGAACTGGGCATGGGCGACTGGCCGGGCCTGCGCGACCGCGATGCCAACCGCACGCCGATGGCCTGGAGCAGCGAGGCCAATGGCGGCTTCTCCAGCGCCCCCGACCCGCTGCTGGTGCTGCCACCGATCACAGCGCCCGGCTACGACTACCGCGTGATCAACGTGGAGGTGCAGCAGCAGCTCTACGGCTCCCTGCTCAACTGGCATCGGCGCATGCTCACCTGCCGGCGCTCGCTGCCGCCCCTGCGTCACGGCAGCTTCGGCCTGCTGGCCAGCCAGCACCCGGCCGTGATCGCCTACACGCGCCGCACCGAAACCATGACCCTGGTGATCGCCGCCAACCTCTCAGCCACCGGCGCCTCCAGCCACCTCGACCTCAGCCCATGGCAGGGCAGTCGCGTGCGCGAGGTGCTCTGGGGCTGCGACTTTCCCGCAGCCACCAAACAGTGGTTCGTGTACCTGCCGGCCTACGGTTTCTACTGGTGGATCGTGGGCGAGCAGGAGGCCTGA
- a CDS encoding sugar ABC transporter permease, translating to MTALLLMGPALLLLLAVFLWPIAATAWLSLHAQTVFTDLQPLPVGLANWRRLLGDGRFWQDAGQTLRFAGVSVGLELLLGLAIALLLHQRWRGRGVVRSLTLLPWALPTTVMALGWRWIVNDPNGPINGLLQGLGLSTVPFLSDPRLTWMVTVVADVWKTTPFVALLLLAGLQTIPADLYEAFALEGGTPWQALRRITLPLLRPYIFIVLLFRLAQALGVFDLIAVLSGGGPASSTESLALYAYLNAMRFLDFGYSATVMLGMFVLLLAGAGLLLLWRLSQQEVRP from the coding sequence ATGACCGCCCTGCTGCTGATGGGGCCGGCCCTGCTGCTGCTGCTGGCGGTGTTCCTCTGGCCGATCGCCGCCACCGCCTGGCTGAGCCTGCATGCCCAGACGGTGTTCACCGATCTGCAGCCGCTGCCGGTGGGGCTGGCCAACTGGCGGCGGCTGCTGGGGGATGGGCGCTTCTGGCAGGACGCCGGCCAGACCCTGCGCTTCGCCGGGGTGTCGGTGGGACTGGAGCTGCTGCTGGGGCTGGCGATCGCCCTGCTGCTGCACCAGCGCTGGCGGGGCCGGGGGGTGGTGCGCAGCCTCACCCTGCTGCCCTGGGCCCTGCCCACCACGGTGATGGCCCTGGGCTGGCGCTGGATCGTCAACGATCCCAACGGCCCGATCAACGGCCTGCTGCAGGGCCTGGGGCTGTCCACCGTGCCCTTCCTCTCCGACCCCCGGCTCACCTGGATGGTGACGGTGGTGGCGGACGTCTGGAAGACCACCCCCTTCGTGGCCCTGCTGCTGCTGGCGGGCCTGCAGACGATTCCCGCCGACCTCTACGAGGCCTTCGCCCTCGAGGGCGGCACCCCCTGGCAGGCCCTGCGCCGGATCACCCTGCCCCTGCTGCGGCCCTACATCTTCATTGTGCTGCTGTTCCGGCTGGCCCAGGCCCTGGGGGTGTTCGACCTGATCGCCGTGCTCAGCGGCGGCGGCCCGGCCAGCAGCACGGAGAGCCTGGCCCTCTACGCCTACCTGAACGCCATGCGCTTCCTCGACTTCGGCTACAGCGCCACGGTGATGCTGGGCATGTTCGTGCTGCTGCTGGCCGGGGCCGGCCTGCTGCTGCTCTGGCGTCTGTCGCAGCAGGAGGTGCGGCCATGA
- the nadC gene encoding carboxylating nicotinate-nucleotide diphosphorylase, producing the protein MAGPATASLPLTPALLRQLERWLAEDLGRGDLSAPALVGRHGRAHWQCKADGVFCGGVLVEPLFRLLDPALQVRLLVADGEPVRAGQRLLELEGAATALVAGERTALNLAMRLSGVATATAALVAQLEGSGVRLADTRKTTPGLRVLEKYAVRCGGGVNHRLGLDDAAMLKENHLAWSGGVGPAIAAVRAAAPWPARVIVEAETAAEAEAAVRAGADALLLDEFQPEELAALVPRLRAQARAGGVVLEASGVRPEQLRAYAATGIDLISTSAPATRSAWLDLSMRFQSPFPLV; encoded by the coding sequence ATGGCCGGCCCCGCAACAGCCTCGCTGCCGCTCACCCCGGCGCTGCTGCGCCAGCTGGAGCGGTGGCTGGCGGAAGACCTGGGCCGCGGCGATCTCAGCGCCCCGGCGTTGGTGGGCCGCCATGGCCGGGCCCACTGGCAGTGCAAGGCCGACGGCGTGTTCTGCGGTGGCGTGCTGGTGGAGCCCCTGTTCCGCCTGCTCGATCCGGCGCTGCAGGTGCGGCTGCTGGTGGCCGATGGCGAGCCGGTGCGTGCCGGCCAGCGGCTGCTGGAGCTGGAGGGTGCCGCCACCGCCCTGGTGGCCGGCGAGCGCACCGCCCTCAATCTGGCGATGCGGCTGAGCGGGGTGGCCACCGCCACCGCTGCCCTGGTGGCCCAGCTGGAGGGCAGCGGCGTGCGCCTGGCCGACACCCGCAAGACCACCCCCGGCCTGCGGGTGCTGGAGAAGTACGCCGTGCGCTGCGGCGGTGGAGTGAACCACCGGCTTGGCCTGGATGATGCCGCCATGCTCAAGGAGAACCACCTGGCCTGGAGTGGCGGTGTGGGGCCGGCGATTGCCGCCGTGCGGGCTGCCGCCCCCTGGCCGGCGCGGGTGATCGTGGAGGCGGAGACCGCTGCCGAGGCCGAGGCGGCGGTGCGGGCCGGCGCCGATGCGCTGCTGCTCGATGAATTCCAGCCCGAGGAGCTGGCGGCCCTGGTGCCGCGGCTGCGCGCCCAGGCCCGGGCTGGTGGCGTGGTGCTGGAGGCCTCCGGTGTGCGGCCCGAGCAGCTGCGGGCCTACGCCGCCACCGGCATCGATCTGATTTCCACCAGTGCACCGGCCACGCGCAGCGCCTGGCTGGATCTCAGCATGCGATTTCAATCCCCTTTCCCCCTGGTGTGA
- a CDS encoding FAD-dependent oxidoreductase, which produces MTASAPTQPGNGCDLLVIGAGASGAMAALEAARRGLRVVLVEARDIASGTSSRSTKLLHGGVRYLELAVRRFDRRQLQLVREALAERGHWLEAAPFLAHRLELLLPTRQPLAQAYYGIGLALYDRLAGRHGIGASRCVSAEGVRELLPQLAPGHSGVAYSDGQFDDARLNLLLVRSAAALGARVHTRTAVVELLRDGVGRLNGAVIEHGDGRRERLQAAAVLNATGIGADAVRCLAAADAPPRLQVSRGTHLVLAHDLCPGGTGLLVPATDDGRVLFMLPFFGRTLVGTTDGPCPSAAAEQPSAAEEAYLLAYVRRWFPGLGEPEVASRWAGGRPLLLPEEGTGAGTAGIVREHAVETLPCGLVSLMGGKWTTCRPMARDALAAVARQLGRPLPEPAGTPPLLGSAATAAATCAQLEALRACLLPQHPPALVAHLLASHGLAAEAVLAAARGAHELEPLSAVIPLTVAEVRHMARHEWARRPADVLARRCRLAMVDQAEALRLEPLVQAVLAEELQG; this is translated from the coding sequence ATGACCGCCTCGGCCCCCACCCAGCCGGGCAACGGCTGTGATCTGCTGGTGATCGGTGCCGGCGCCAGCGGTGCGATGGCGGCCCTGGAGGCGGCCCGCCGCGGTCTGCGGGTGGTGCTGGTGGAGGCCCGCGACATCGCCAGCGGCACCAGCAGCCGCAGCACCAAGCTGCTGCACGGTGGCGTGCGCTACCTGGAGCTGGCCGTGCGCCGCTTCGATCGCCGCCAGCTGCAGCTCGTGCGCGAGGCCCTCGCCGAGCGGGGCCACTGGCTGGAGGCTGCCCCCTTTCTGGCCCACCGCCTCGAGCTGCTGCTGCCCACCCGCCAGCCCCTGGCCCAGGCCTATTACGGAATCGGCCTGGCTCTCTACGACCGCCTGGCCGGCCGCCATGGCATCGGTGCCAGCCGCTGCGTGTCGGCAGAGGGGGTGCGGGAGCTGCTGCCCCAGTTGGCGCCAGGCCACAGCGGCGTGGCCTACAGCGATGGCCAGTTCGACGATGCCCGCCTCAACCTGCTGCTGGTGCGCAGTGCCGCCGCCCTGGGGGCGCGCGTGCACACGCGCACGGCGGTGGTGGAGCTGCTGCGCGATGGTGTGGGCCGCCTCAACGGGGCCGTGATCGAGCACGGTGACGGCCGCCGCGAGCGCCTGCAGGCTGCGGCGGTGCTCAACGCCACGGGCATCGGTGCCGATGCCGTGCGCTGCCTGGCCGCTGCCGACGCTCCGCCGCGGCTGCAGGTGAGCCGCGGCACCCACCTGGTGCTGGCGCACGATCTCTGCCCTGGCGGCACCGGCCTGCTGGTGCCGGCCACCGACGACGGCCGCGTGCTGTTCATGCTGCCGTTTTTCGGCCGCACGCTGGTGGGTACCACCGATGGGCCCTGCCCGTCCGCGGCGGCGGAGCAGCCCAGCGCCGCGGAGGAGGCCTACCTGCTCGCCTATGTGCGCCGCTGGTTCCCCGGGCTGGGGGAGCCGGAAGTGGCCAGCCGCTGGGCGGGCGGCCGCCCGCTGCTGCTGCCGGAGGAGGGGACCGGGGCCGGCACCGCCGGCATCGTGCGCGAGCACGCCGTGGAAACCCTGCCCTGCGGGCTGGTGAGCCTGATGGGCGGCAAGTGGACCACCTGCCGACCGATGGCTCGCGATGCCCTCGCCGCCGTGGCCCGCCAGCTGGGCCGTCCCCTGCCGGAGCCGGCCGGCACCCCGCCCCTGCTGGGCAGCGCTGCCACCGCTGCCGCCACCTGTGCCCAGCTGGAGGCGCTGCGGGCCTGCCTGCTCCCCCAGCACCCACCGGCCCTGGTGGCCCACCTGCTGGCCAGCCACGGTCTGGCGGCGGAGGCCGTGCTCGCAGCGGCCAGGGGCGCCCACGAGTTGGAGCCACTCAGTGCCGTGATCCCCCTCACCGTTGCCGAGGTGCGGCACATGGCCCGCCACGAGTGGGCCCGCCGGCCCGCCGATGTGCTGGCCCGCCGCTGCCGACTGGCGATGGTTGACCAGGCCGAGGCTCTGCGGCTGGAGCCGCTGGTGCAGGCCGTGCTCGCCGAGGAGCTGCAGGGCTGA
- a CDS encoding carbohydrate ABC transporter permease, protein MKPALRNGLVTLVLLWSLGPMAWQLYTSLRTPEALLAGPAGLARGWTLANYGEVLRGDPPFWRYLLNSTVVGGLSTLLTLALAVPCAYALSRRRGLLRLLVGGGLLAAAVFPYVLLFLALLQVARQFGLANNLLALCLPYAGLSLPLAVLLLQAAFAELPVELEENALLEGFNLWQRLRWILLPLVGPAIVSTALLVFLFSWNEFPIALTWLSRSELLTLAPAMARIAGSSVFTVPYGAFAAATVLGSVPLLALLLLFQRQIVAGITQGAIKG, encoded by the coding sequence ATGAAACCCGCCCTGCGCAACGGTCTGGTAACCCTGGTGCTGCTCTGGAGCCTGGGGCCGATGGCCTGGCAGCTCTACACCTCCCTGCGCACCCCCGAGGCGCTGCTGGCCGGCCCCGCCGGCCTGGCCCGGGGCTGGACCCTGGCCAACTACGGCGAGGTGCTGCGGGGCGATCCCCCCTTCTGGCGTTACCTGCTCAACAGCACGGTGGTAGGGGGCCTGAGCACCCTGCTCACCCTGGCGCTGGCGGTGCCCTGCGCCTATGCCCTCAGCCGCCGGCGGGGACTGCTGCGGCTGCTGGTGGGCGGCGGCCTGCTCGCGGCGGCGGTGTTCCCCTATGTGCTGCTGTTCCTGGCCCTGCTGCAGGTGGCCCGCCAGTTCGGCCTGGCCAACAACCTGCTCGCCCTCTGCCTGCCCTACGCCGGCCTGTCCCTGCCCCTGGCGGTGCTGCTGCTGCAGGCGGCCTTCGCGGAGCTGCCGGTGGAGCTGGAGGAGAACGCGCTGCTGGAGGGCTTCAACCTCTGGCAGCGGCTGCGCTGGATCCTGCTGCCCCTGGTGGGGCCGGCGATCGTGAGCACCGCCCTGCTGGTGTTCCTGTTCAGCTGGAACGAGTTCCCAATTGCCCTCACCTGGCTGAGCCGCAGTGAGCTGCTCACCCTGGCCCCGGCCATGGCCCGCATCGCCGGTTCCTCGGTGTTCACCGTGCCCTACGGCGCCTTCGCCGCGGCCACCGTGCTGGGCAGCGTGCCGCTGCTGGCCCTGCTGCTGCTGTTCCAGCGCCAGATCGTGGCCGGCATCACCCAGGGGGCGATCAAGGGATGA
- a CDS encoding ABC transporter ATP-binding protein — protein MPEPALQLVGVRRQIGPRTILAGIDLEVAAGECLALLGPSGCGKSTLLRLIAGLDRCDGGCIRLAGRDLTSSSAAQRQVAMVFQSYALYPHLTVERNLSLGLELRRVPAAERRSDLERVLALLQLEGLRQRLPAQLSGGQRQRVALARALLRRPRVFLLDEPMSNLDAQLREDLRPQLRTILCGGSAPVVYVTHDQQEAMGIADRIALLDQGRIQQCGTPQELYRRPANLFVAGFIGRPRINLLPEANGRVLAIRPEHLEPVAEGGLPVQVMSREWHGASQLLLLSSPRGELRWTCDGQQPIGDALRLGWRREHEHHFDQASGERL, from the coding sequence ATGCCTGAGCCCGCCCTGCAACTGGTGGGGGTGCGGCGCCAGATCGGCCCGCGCACGATTCTTGCCGGCATCGACCTGGAGGTGGCCGCCGGGGAGTGCCTGGCCCTGCTGGGGCCCAGCGGCTGCGGCAAGAGCACCCTGCTACGCCTGATCGCCGGCCTCGACCGCTGCGATGGCGGCTGTATCCGCCTGGCCGGCCGCGACCTCACCAGCAGCAGCGCGGCCCAGCGCCAGGTGGCGATGGTGTTCCAGAGCTACGCCCTCTATCCCCACCTCACGGTGGAGCGCAACCTCAGCCTCGGGCTGGAACTGCGCCGGGTGCCGGCGGCGGAGCGGCGGAGCGACCTGGAGCGGGTGCTGGCGCTGCTCCAGCTCGAGGGCCTGCGCCAGCGGCTGCCGGCCCAGCTCTCGGGCGGCCAGCGCCAGCGGGTGGCCCTGGCTCGGGCCCTGCTGCGTCGCCCCAGGGTGTTCCTGCTGGATGAGCCGATGAGCAACCTGGATGCCCAGCTGCGCGAGGACCTGCGCCCCCAGCTGCGCACCATCCTCTGCGGCGGCAGCGCCCCGGTGGTGTACGTGACCCACGACCAGCAGGAGGCGATGGGCATCGCCGATCGCATCGCCCTGCTCGACCAGGGCCGCATCCAGCAGTGCGGCACCCCCCAGGAGCTCTACCGGCGGCCGGCCAACCTCTTCGTTGCGGGCTTCATCGGCCGGCCTCGGATCAATCTCCTGCCCGAGGCCAATGGCCGCGTCCTGGCCATCCGCCCAGAGCACCTGGAGCCGGTGGCCGAGGGAGGCCTGCCGGTGCAGGTGATGAGCCGGGAATGGCACGGCGCCAGCCAGCTGCTCCTGCTCAGCAGCCCCCGGGGAGAGCTGCGCTGGACCTGCGATGGCCAGCAACCAATCGGTGATGCCCTGCGCCTGGGCTGGCGACGGGAGCACGAACACCACTTCGACCAGGCCAGCGGTGAGCGTCTCTGA
- a CDS encoding glycoside hydrolase family 13 protein, which yields MAPATAGLSTPAWVADAVVYQIFPDRFRRSGRVAAQADLGLRPWGSNPASQGFQGGDLYGVIEALDHLQALGVTCLSLNPVFRSTANHRYHTVDYLQVDPLLGGNTALKALIKAVHERGMRLILDGVFNHCGRGFWAFQHLLENGEASPYRSWFHVQAWPLRPYPAAGERCRYHAWWNDPALPKFNHADPALRRHLLAVARHWLEAGIDGWRLDVPDEVPIDFWRDFRRTVKQVNPEAWIVAEIWGEASPWLGPDPVFDGVMHYPLAWPILGYFGAGSLQRQIRLPALAHPPYQPLNQADFVAQLTAVLARHGAAVQRAMLNLLDGHDTARALHALGHDRAALRQALLFLFLLPGAPCVYYGTELAYAGGTEPGCREAMDWPQTPGPLAGHLAELAALRRDWPALRSTALRILPTPHDDLLLLERGDGNQAAALWIALNRSAIPLALPAPALGRRLGGRRALVLPLTPGGKGIEIAC from the coding sequence ATGGCCCCTGCAACAGCCGGCCTGTCCACCCCGGCCTGGGTGGCCGACGCCGTGGTGTACCAGATCTTCCCGGATCGCTTCCGGCGCAGCGGCCGGGTGGCGGCCCAGGCCGACCTGGGCCTGCGGCCCTGGGGCAGCAACCCGGCCAGCCAGGGGTTCCAGGGGGGTGATCTGTACGGCGTGATCGAGGCCCTCGACCACCTCCAGGCCCTGGGGGTCACCTGCCTATCCCTGAATCCGGTGTTCCGATCCACGGCCAATCACCGCTATCACACCGTGGACTACCTGCAGGTGGACCCGCTGCTGGGGGGCAACACCGCCCTCAAGGCGCTGATCAAGGCGGTGCACGAACGGGGCATGCGGCTGATCCTCGATGGCGTGTTCAACCACTGCGGCCGGGGATTCTGGGCGTTTCAGCACCTGCTGGAGAACGGCGAGGCCTCGCCTTACCGCTCCTGGTTCCACGTCCAGGCCTGGCCGCTGCGGCCCTATCCAGCCGCCGGGGAACGCTGCAGGTACCACGCCTGGTGGAACGACCCGGCCCTGCCCAAGTTCAACCACGCCGATCCGGCCCTGCGCCGCCACCTGCTGGCGGTGGCCCGGCACTGGCTGGAGGCGGGCATTGATGGCTGGCGCCTGGATGTGCCCGATGAGGTGCCGATCGATTTCTGGCGCGACTTCCGCCGCACCGTGAAGCAGGTCAACCCCGAGGCCTGGATCGTGGCGGAGATCTGGGGGGAGGCCAGCCCCTGGCTGGGGCCGGACCCGGTTTTCGACGGGGTGATGCACTACCCCCTGGCCTGGCCGATCCTGGGCTACTTCGGGGCGGGCAGCCTGCAGCGGCAGATCCGGCTGCCCGCCCTGGCCCATCCGCCCTACCAGCCCCTGAACCAGGCCGATTTCGTGGCCCAGCTCACGGCGGTGCTGGCCCGCCATGGGGCGGCGGTGCAGCGGGCGATGCTCAACCTGCTCGACGGCCACGACACCGCCCGCGCCCTCCATGCCCTGGGCCATGACCGGGCGGCCCTGCGCCAGGCCCTGCTGTTTCTGTTCCTGCTGCCCGGCGCCCCCTGCGTGTACTACGGCACGGAGCTGGCCTATGCCGGCGGCACTGAGCCGGGGTGCCGCGAGGCGATGGACTGGCCGCAGACCCCCGGCCCCCTGGCGGGCCATCTGGCCGAGCTGGCGGCCCTGCGCCGCGACTGGCCGGCCTTGCGCTCCACAGCCCTGCGCATTCTGCCCACTCCCCACGATGACCTGCTGCTGCTGGAGCGCGGCGATGGCAACCAGGCTGCCGCACTCTGGATCGCCCTCAACCGCAGCGCCATCCCACTGGCGTTGCCAGCGCCGGCCCTGGGCCGCCGGCTGGGGGGCCGCCGCGCCCTGGTGCTGCCACTCACACCAGGGGGAAAGGGGATTGAAATCGCATGCTGA
- the mnmE gene encoding tRNA uridine-5-carboxymethylaminomethyl(34) synthesis GTPase MnmE, translated as MGDLRAADLREGAADTIAAVATAVAPGQGSVAIVRISGPRALAIGRSLFAAAGRQEWQSHRVLYGHVLDPASGERVDEALLLLMQAPRSFTREDVVELHCHGGLVAVRRVLELVLAAGARRAQPGEFSQRAFLNGRLDLTRAEAIGEMVSARSRRAAQLAMAGIDGGLQRRLTALRGRLLDQLAELEARVDFEEDLPPLDGGAVAAELAAVRAELERLVAEARQGELLREGLRVAIVGRPNVGKSSLLNRLSRRERAIVTDLPGTTRDLLESELVLDGVPLTLLDTAGIRPTSDRVEQLGIARSRQALAAADAVLLLFDLAAGWTADDEALRQQVPAGVPLLVVGNKADAAGIPAGLETGAAALPPPADLSLSALSGEGLAALETALLRCCGAGPLEGLQVALNQRQRDLAAAAAASLERALVAADQHLPWDFWTIDLRAAVRSLGEITGEEVSEAVLDRVFARFCIGK; from the coding sequence ATGGGAGACCTTCGAGCGGCAGACCTTCGAGAGGGAGCGGCTGACACCATTGCCGCCGTGGCCACGGCCGTGGCACCCGGCCAGGGCAGTGTGGCGATCGTACGGATCTCGGGGCCCCGGGCGCTGGCGATCGGCCGCAGCCTGTTCGCCGCAGCGGGCCGGCAGGAGTGGCAGAGCCACCGGGTGCTCTACGGCCACGTGCTGGATCCCGCCAGCGGTGAGCGGGTGGATGAGGCCCTGCTGCTGCTGATGCAGGCGCCGCGCAGCTTCACCCGGGAGGACGTGGTGGAGCTGCACTGCCATGGCGGGCTGGTGGCGGTGCGGCGGGTGCTGGAGCTGGTGCTGGCGGCCGGCGCGCGACGCGCTCAGCCCGGGGAGTTCAGCCAGCGGGCCTTTCTCAACGGCCGCCTCGACCTCACCCGCGCCGAGGCCATCGGCGAGATGGTGAGCGCCCGCAGCCGCCGGGCCGCCCAGCTGGCGATGGCGGGCATCGACGGCGGCCTGCAGCGGCGCCTGACGGCCCTGCGCGGCCGCCTGCTCGACCAGCTGGCCGAACTGGAGGCGCGGGTGGACTTCGAGGAGGACCTGCCGCCCCTGGATGGCGGGGCGGTGGCGGCCGAGCTGGCGGCGGTGCGGGCCGAGCTGGAGCGTCTGGTGGCCGAGGCGCGCCAGGGGGAGCTGCTGCGCGAGGGCCTGCGGGTGGCGATCGTGGGCCGGCCGAACGTGGGCAAATCGAGCCTGCTCAACCGGCTCAGCCGCCGCGAGCGGGCGATCGTGACCGACCTGCCCGGCACCACCCGCGACCTGCTGGAGAGCGAGCTGGTGCTCGACGGCGTGCCGCTCACCCTGCTCGACACGGCGGGCATCCGCCCCACCAGCGACCGGGTGGAGCAGCTGGGCATCGCGCGCAGCCGCCAGGCGCTGGCCGCTGCCGACGCGGTGCTGCTGCTGTTCGATCTGGCCGCCGGCTGGACGGCGGACGACGAGGCCCTGCGCCAGCAGGTGCCCGCCGGGGTTCCCCTGCTGGTGGTCGGTAACAAGGCCGATGCGGCCGGCATCCCGGCCGGGCTGGAGACCGGTGCCGCCGCCCTGCCGCCGCCGGCGGATCTGAGCCTCTCCGCCCTGAGCGGCGAGGGCCTGGCGGCGCTGGAGACCGCCCTGTTGCGCTGCTGCGGCGCCGGACCGCTGGAGGGTCTGCAGGTGGCCCTCAACCAGCGCCAGCGCGATCTGGCGGCGGCGGCGGCGGCCAGCCTGGAGCGGGCCCTGGTGGCGGCCGATCAGCACCTCCCCTGGGACTTCTGGACGATCGACCTGCGCGCCGCCGTGCGCTCCCTGGGCGAGATCACCGGCGAGGAGGTGAGCGAAGCGGTGCTCGACCGCGTGTTCGCCAGGTTCTGCATCGGCAAGTAG